The proteins below are encoded in one region of Paralysiella testudinis:
- the rodA gene encoding rod shape-determining protein RodA has translation MDVWLFYAMLAIYVMSLFLLYSADGQDFGQLENKTLHTIMGFVLLWGIAKTPPQILSNFAPPLYLLAVLLLLGVHFFGITVNGSTRWLNLGVARIQPSEIMKIALPMMVAWYFQKHELGLRWYHYFCALLLIMVPGALILKQPDLGTATLIMASGLFVVFFAGLPWKAIFAAIIGFAALLPLVWLYGMHDYQRTRVLTLFDPTKDRLGAGYHILQSMTAIGSGGVWGKGWLGGSQTHLDYIPESTTDFIFAVYGEEFGLIGNLLLLAVYTFILSRGLYITLRAPTLYSRTLAGAITMTLFCYVFVNMGMVSGILPVVGVPLPLVSYGGTATLSIMVMIAMLMGIGNMRKR, from the coding sequence ATGGACGTATGGCTGTTTTATGCCATGCTCGCCATTTATGTGATGAGCCTGTTTTTGCTCTACTCCGCCGATGGCCAAGATTTTGGCCAGCTGGAAAACAAAACCCTGCATACCATTATGGGCTTTGTGCTGCTGTGGGGGATTGCCAAAACGCCACCGCAAATTCTGAGCAATTTTGCGCCGCCGCTGTATTTGCTGGCCGTGCTTTTGCTGCTGGGGGTGCATTTTTTTGGCATTACGGTGAACGGCTCCACCCGTTGGCTCAACTTGGGCGTGGCACGCATCCAGCCCTCGGAAATCATGAAAATCGCCCTGCCGATGATGGTGGCGTGGTATTTCCAAAAACACGAGCTGGGCTTGCGCTGGTATCACTATTTCTGCGCTTTGCTGCTGATTATGGTACCGGGCGCGCTGATTTTAAAACAACCTGATTTGGGCACCGCCACGCTAATTATGGCCTCCGGCCTATTTGTGGTGTTTTTTGCCGGGCTGCCGTGGAAAGCCATTTTTGCCGCCATTATCGGCTTTGCCGCCTTATTGCCTTTGGTGTGGCTCTACGGCATGCACGACTACCAGCGTACCCGTGTGCTCACCTTATTTGACCCCACCAAAGACCGCTTGGGTGCGGGCTACCATATCCTACAATCCATGACCGCCATCGGCTCAGGCGGCGTGTGGGGCAAAGGCTGGCTGGGCGGTTCGCAAACGCATCTGGATTACATTCCCGAATCCACCACCGATTTTATCTTTGCCGTTTACGGCGAAGAATTCGGTCTGATCGGCAATCTGTTGTTGTTGGCGGTGTACACCTTTATTCTGTCACGCGGCCTCTACATCACCTTGCGTGCCCCCACACTTTACAGCCGCACGCTCGCCGGTGCCATCACCATGACCTTGTTTTGCTATGTATTTGTAAATATGGGCATGGTGAGCGGTATTTTGCCGGTGGTGGGCGTGCCCTTGCCGCTAGTAAGCTACGGCGGCACTGCCACGCTGTCGATTATGGTGATGATTGCCATGTTGATGGGCATTGGCAATATGCGCAAACGTTAA
- a CDS encoding MarC family protein: MSFEVSKILLAFLVLINPLAALTIYLDATADYTRAERRSVARICAISVFIIMVIFTLSGQYILKGLGISIGAFQVAGGCLVFLISLSLINGNNNPSKPKIGIDENSTLTPRISKNSIAVVPLAMPMVIGPGGISTVVIYASSSKTYWHTLSIIAASLIISIICYLTLRAGNRVSRYLGNTGMNILNRVMGLLLAAVAVEIMAAGLKAIFPNLS; the protein is encoded by the coding sequence ATGAGTTTTGAAGTCAGCAAAATCCTGCTCGCCTTTTTGGTGTTGATCAATCCTTTGGCCGCACTCACCATTTATCTGGATGCCACCGCCGACTACACCCGCGCCGAGCGCCGATCAGTGGCGCGCATTTGTGCCATCAGCGTTTTTATTATTATGGTGATCTTTACCCTCAGCGGCCAATACATCCTCAAAGGGCTGGGCATTTCGATTGGTGCGTTTCAGGTAGCCGGCGGCTGCTTGGTATTTTTGATTTCATTGTCATTAATCAACGGTAACAACAACCCCAGCAAACCCAAAATCGGCATAGACGAAAACAGCACGCTCACACCCAGAATCAGTAAAAACAGCATAGCGGTGGTACCACTGGCCATGCCGATGGTCATCGGCCCCGGCGGCATTTCCACGGTGGTGATTTATGCTTCCAGCAGCAAAACCTATTGGCACACACTGTCGATTATCGCCGCCAGCCTCATCATCAGCATCATCTGCTACCTCACCTTACGCGCTGGCAACCGGGTTAGCCGCTATCTGGGCAACACCGGCATGAACATTCTCAACCGGGTCATGGGCTTGCTGCTGGCCGCAGTGGCAGTGGAAATCATGGCCGCCGGATTAAAGGCCATTTTCCCCAATTTAAGCTAA
- the modA gene encoding molybdate ABC transporter substrate-binding protein, which translates to MPSRSHRLFAFATLALLALPLSAKDLLVSAAASLSDAFKEIGSQYQQQNPGVTVRLNTAGSGTLLQQLLQGAPVDVLATADQQTMDTAVAKQAVQPGSRKTFVRNDLVLVVPAASALRPQQLSDLQQSGIARIALSNPDSVPVGRYAKAALSKAGLFERLQPKIITTQNVRQSLNYVARKEVNAGFVYRTDAALMPDKVRVTATVALDTPVSYPIAVTSSSRQKAEAQRFVDFVLSPAGQKVLQKYGFSRP; encoded by the coding sequence ATGCCTTCCCGCTCCCACCGTTTGTTTGCCTTTGCCACGCTGGCTTTGTTGGCTTTGCCGCTGAGTGCCAAAGATTTGCTGGTTTCTGCCGCTGCCAGTTTGAGCGATGCGTTTAAAGAAATCGGCAGCCAGTATCAGCAACAAAATCCGGGCGTTACCGTGCGTTTGAATACCGCCGGCTCCGGCACTTTATTGCAGCAATTGCTGCAGGGTGCGCCGGTGGACGTGTTGGCCACGGCCGACCAACAAACCATGGATACCGCCGTGGCCAAGCAAGCGGTGCAGCCGGGCAGCCGCAAAACTTTTGTGCGCAATGATTTGGTGTTGGTGGTGCCCGCCGCCAGCGCCTTGCGCCCGCAGCAACTGAGCGATTTGCAGCAAAGCGGCATTGCCCGCATTGCCTTAAGCAATCCGGACAGCGTGCCGGTGGGGCGCTATGCCAAAGCGGCGCTGAGCAAGGCCGGTTTGTTTGAGCGCTTGCAGCCCAAAATCATCACCACCCAGAATGTGCGCCAGTCGTTGAATTATGTGGCGCGCAAAGAAGTGAACGCCGGCTTTGTTTACCGCACCGATGCCGCGCTGATGCCGGATAAAGTGCGCGTTACCGCCACCGTGGCCTTGGATACGCCGGTTTCTTATCCGATTGCCGTCACCAGCAGCAGCCGCCAAAAGGCCGAAGCACAGCGGTTTGTGGATTTTGTGCTGTCACCGGCCGGGCAAAAAGTGCTCCAAAAATACGGCTTTAGCCGCCCTTAA
- the modB gene encoding molybdate ABC transporter permease subunit: MLNNVWPALSLSLKVAFCATLLNLLLGVAVGFVLARRRFIGRDLLDTLLTLPMVMPPTVLGYYLLVLFGRHGVLGQSLQQWFGVSLIFTWQGAVLAAMVVTFPLVFKPARAAFEGVNPQLEQAARVLGLPERAVFWRVTLPLAWRGILAGLLLAFARALGEFGATLMIAGSIPGQTQTLSIAVYEAVQAGNDVLANQLVLLISAVCATILWLTNRLAKPRQHT, encoded by the coding sequence ATGCTGAATAATGTTTGGCCTGCCTTAAGCTTGTCGCTCAAAGTGGCGTTTTGCGCCACTTTGCTCAATTTGCTGCTGGGCGTGGCCGTGGGCTTTGTACTGGCGCGGCGGCGCTTTATCGGCCGCGACCTGCTCGACACCCTGCTCACCCTGCCGATGGTGATGCCGCCCACTGTGTTGGGCTATTATCTTTTGGTGCTGTTCGGCCGCCACGGCGTGCTGGGGCAAAGCTTGCAGCAGTGGTTTGGCGTGAGCCTGATTTTCACTTGGCAAGGTGCGGTGCTGGCGGCAATGGTGGTCACCTTCCCCTTGGTTTTCAAACCCGCACGCGCGGCTTTTGAAGGCGTAAACCCGCAGTTGGAGCAAGCGGCGCGGGTATTGGGGCTGCCTGAACGCGCGGTTTTCTGGCGCGTTACCCTGCCCTTGGCTTGGCGCGGTATTTTGGCGGGTTTGCTGCTGGCGTTTGCCCGCGCCTTGGGCGAATTTGGCGCCACATTGATGATTGCGGGCAGCATTCCCGGCCAAACCCAAACCTTGTCGATTGCCGTATATGAAGCGGTACAAGCAGGCAATGATGTGCTGGCCAACCAACTGGTGCTGCTGATTTCGGCGGTGTGCGCCACCATTTTGTGGCTCACCAACCGCCTGGCCAAACCAAGGCAGCACACATGA
- a CDS encoding ATP-binding cassette domain-containing protein gives MNNTPYAFDFAFATRLPGGNSHFELDVHCQSRAQRLAIIGPSGAGKSLILQLLAGLLRPQSGHVRINGHNLGDTASGYWPPPQQRQAGLVFQDYALFPHLTVAQNIAFGLKIGLQNPPHTADALTRQWLERMQLQAVAAHYPVQISGGQRQRTALARACITRPQWLLLDEPFSALDSGLRTQMRQLVAELQAELAVPMLLISHDSADTEMLADAVADIRQGRLQYCD, from the coding sequence ATGAACAACACCCCCTACGCCTTTGATTTTGCCTTTGCCACCCGGCTACCGGGCGGTAACAGCCATTTTGAGCTGGATGTGCACTGCCAAAGCCGCGCCCAGCGCTTGGCAATTATCGGCCCTTCCGGTGCAGGGAAAAGCCTGATTCTGCAATTGCTGGCGGGGCTGCTGCGCCCGCAAAGCGGCCATGTGCGCATCAACGGCCACAACCTCGGCGATACCGCCAGCGGCTATTGGCCGCCGCCGCAACAGCGGCAAGCCGGGCTGGTGTTTCAAGATTACGCCTTATTTCCGCATTTAACCGTGGCGCAAAACATCGCCTTCGGCCTAAAGATTGGCCTGCAAAACCCGCCACACACCGCCGATGCCCTCACCCGCCAATGGTTGGAACGCATGCAACTGCAAGCCGTGGCCGCACATTATCCGGTGCAGATTTCCGGCGGCCAACGCCAACGCACCGCACTGGCCCGCGCCTGCATCACCCGCCCGCAATGGCTGCTGCTGGACGAGCCTTTTTCGGCGCTGGATAGCGGCTTACGCACACAAATGCGCCAGCTGGTGGCCGAATTGCAAGCCGAGCTGGCGGTACCGATGCTGCTCATCAGCCACGACAGCGCCGACACCGAAATGCTGGCCGATGCGGTGGCCGATATTCGGCAAGGTCGTTTACAGTATTGTGATTGA